In a genomic window of Thermus thermamylovorans:
- a CDS encoding alpha/beta fold hydrolase → MRRTGYLHLYGLNLVFDRVGKGPAVVLLAEEAALWPSELPQGYAFYLLDLPGHGRTGGPPLTPEELAEYTAGFLTMLNLGSPPILVRGVGEAVGKVLAERGFRVFPGDSLTAALLRAFGSARMAPGGEL, encoded by the coding sequence GTGAGGCGCACCGGGTACCTGCACCTCTACGGCCTGAACCTGGTCTTCGACCGGGTGGGGAAGGGCCCCGCGGTGGTCCTCCTGGCGGAGGAAGCAGCCCTTTGGCCTTCGGAGCTTCCCCAGGGCTACGCCTTCTACCTCCTGGACCTCCCCGGCCACGGGCGCACCGGGGGGCCTCCCTTGACCCCGGAGGAGCTCGCGGAGTATACGGCGGGCTTCCTGACCATGCTCAACCTGGGTTCCCCTCCCATCCTGGTCCGGGGGGTGGGGGAGGCGGTGGGGAAGGTGCTGGCGGAGAGGGGGTTCCGGGTCTTTCCTGGGGACAGCCTAACCGCGGCCTTGCTCCGGGCCTTCGGCTCTGCTAGGATGGCCCCAGGAGGTGAGCTATGA
- a CDS encoding PaaI family thioesterase produces the protein MDLQGVLGRETLDSTLGVRYLKLEKEEVVAELEVGPRVHQPFGFLHGGATVALAESVASIGGFLNCPPGHAAFGLEINCNHLRKKQAGVIRAVGKPLHLGRTTQVWEVKVYDEEGRLLAASRCTLAVVPLEPGP, from the coding sequence ATGGACCTGCAAGGCGTTCTGGGAAGGGAAACCCTGGACAGCACCCTGGGGGTGCGCTACCTGAAGCTGGAAAAGGAAGAAGTGGTGGCCGAGCTGGAGGTAGGGCCCAGGGTGCACCAGCCCTTCGGCTTCCTCCACGGGGGGGCCACGGTGGCCCTGGCGGAGAGCGTGGCCAGTATCGGGGGCTTCCTGAACTGCCCCCCGGGGCACGCCGCCTTCGGCCTGGAGATCAACTGCAACCACCTCCGCAAGAAGCAGGCGGGGGTCATCCGGGCGGTGGGAAAACCCCTCCACCTGGGCCGCACCACCCAGGTCTGGGAGGTGAAGGTCTACGACGAGGAGGGGAGGCTGTTGGCGGCAAGCCGCTGCACCCTGGCGGTGGTGCCCCTAGAACCAGGCCCTTAG
- a CDS encoding alpha/beta fold hydrolase produces the protein MGEVRLFPGLLAPPAGLGFLEDLPSEEGLHLVAFGEGALAALQAAFREGAKSLVLLSPLLRRDALLAAKLSALRFALECGGVEGFARVGRALFFGPRSAGSEEIFAAWKEGLSPEGVAVWLSQVEALGDERRWLRGTEARVLVVQGALDAFTPPLYGQEAVDFAKGEALRFTVEGAGHLVPWEAPEEVLDLVRDFLSGEAFRPLPGGLAW, from the coding sequence GTGGGCGAGGTGCGCCTCTTTCCCGGGCTTTTGGCCCCCCCGGCGGGGCTTGGTTTTTTGGAGGATCTCCCCTCAGAAGAGGGCCTGCACCTGGTGGCCTTTGGGGAGGGCGCCCTGGCCGCTTTGCAGGCGGCCTTCCGCGAGGGGGCCAAGAGCCTCGTCCTCCTCTCGCCCCTTCTTCGTAGGGATGCTCTCCTCGCCGCCAAGCTCTCCGCCTTGCGCTTCGCCCTGGAGTGCGGGGGGGTAGAGGGGTTCGCCCGGGTGGGGCGGGCCCTCTTCTTCGGCCCGAGGAGCGCGGGTAGCGAGGAGATCTTCGCCGCCTGGAAGGAGGGGCTTTCCCCGGAGGGGGTGGCGGTCTGGCTTTCCCAGGTGGAGGCCCTGGGGGACGAACGCCGCTGGCTTCGGGGCACGGAGGCCCGGGTCTTGGTGGTCCAGGGGGCCCTGGACGCCTTCACCCCTCCCCTCTACGGCCAGGAGGCGGTGGACTTTGCCAAGGGGGAGGCCCTGCGCTTTACGGTGGAAGGGGCGGGGCATCTGGTGCCCTGGGAGGCTCCTGAAGAGGTCTTGGATCTGGTCCGGGATTTTCTGTCCGGGGAAGCCTTCCGTCCCCTTCCCGGGGGTCTGGCGTGGTGA